The Treponema sp. Marseille-Q3903 genomic interval CAGATAGAGCGCAAACAGCATCAGGAAAATTTGAAATATCTATGCAAAGTTCACCATGAGGAAGATTTTTTGTAGAAAGCTCGCTTTTAGCACTGACACTCAGCGTGCATTTTTCCTTGTTCCATTCAATATCGGCACCGACTGATTTTAGGACATCGACTATTTTTTCATCACCTTGACTGCCAGAGCCATCAACATTGTCAATTGTGATTGAGCTGCCTGAAATAAGAGCTGCAATCAGAGGAAAAGCAACTCCTTCCCAATCTGACGGGACTTCTCTATCAAAACCTTTTATGGTTACACTCCCGCGTACTTTCACTGATTTAAAATCATCGGAAATAAAAACTCGCTCTGTGCCGTCTGCACAAGTTTTTCCACAGACATCGTCGAGCCAAAGTTTTGTCATTTTTAAATATGGAGTTTCTTGAGGAGCCGTAAGTTTGATGTTCAAAGTTCCGTCAAGCCTAGTAGCCGCCATCATGAATCCGCTTATATACTGAGAGAGCGCTCCTTCCGTAACAAGAGTTTTTTTTACATCAATGGGTCCGCAAAAAGTAAATGGCGGAGTATTGCCTTTTTTGCAGCTGGCAGTTGCCCCAAGTGTATTCAAAGCATCTACCAGATGATTTACAGGTCTTTTACAAATTGACTTGTCACCCGTGAAAAGACATTTTCCAGACAAAGTTGCAAGCACAGGAGCCAAAAAATACATGAGAGAGCCGGAGTTTCCGACATCGATAAAATCTGAAGGAATATGAATGCTGTCGCCGGCACCAAAAACAGTCCAAACGTTATTATCGCCAAAAGTTACTTTTCCTCCGATTTTTTCTATTGCTTTTACCGTCGAAAAACAGTCATCTCCTGAAAGCGGGTTAGAAATATGCGAGACACCATCTGCCATTGAAGCTAAAATAAGTGCACGAATTGTGTGACTTTTTGAACCGGGAACGGCGATATTCCCGGAGAGTACAGACTTTTTTGCTACAACTTTCATAATTATTATCTTACCTTATTTTATCGTCTATTTTCAATTATATTTTTTTTTGGTAAAATACAACCATGTCTAAGAGTGCGATTATTCATGTAGAAAATTCAGATAACATTTTAGAGTTTGCAGAATATCTTGCCTCTGCGGGCTGGGCTATTATTTCTGCAGACAAGACAGAAGAATTACTAAAAGAAAATAACATCCCTGTCATTCACGAACCTTCTCTTGTTGAAAACAACATATATCTTTCAGATTTTTCTCAGCTTATCAGGAGAATTCTTTTGACAAAGCACGGTGTAAACCGGTTTTATGCAAACTCGTCAGATGTCGAAAACGATATTTGCATAGTGTGCATGAATGTTATTCCCGGATTGAACACCGCAGTTCTTACGAACCAGTTCGACAATCAGCTCATAACTCCAAACTTTCCATGCACATCGATTTTACGCAGCTCTACAGGAAACTACGAAAATGTTTTGATACTTACAGACCCATCTGATTATAAAGAAGCGATTATCCAGCTTAAAACAGATTCTGTCACAAAGGAATTCAGGACATACCTTGCCGCAAAAGCATTGAACCTTCTGTCAGCATACGACGCAGGGCTTTCCTCGTCATTTTTACAAATAGCAAATAAATTCA includes:
- the aroA gene encoding 3-phosphoshikimate 1-carboxyvinyltransferase, whose translation is MKVVAKKSVLSGNIAVPGSKSHTIRALILASMADGVSHISNPLSGDDCFSTVKAIEKIGGKVTFGDNNVWTVFGAGDSIHIPSDFIDVGNSGSLMYFLAPVLATLSGKCLFTGDKSICKRPVNHLVDALNTLGATASCKKGNTPPFTFCGPIDVKKTLVTEGALSQYISGFMMAATRLDGTLNIKLTAPQETPYLKMTKLWLDDVCGKTCADGTERVFISDDFKSVKVRGSVTIKGFDREVPSDWEGVAFPLIAALISGSSITIDNVDGSGSQGDEKIVDVLKSVGADIEWNKEKCTLSVSAKSELSTKNLPHGELCIDISNFPDAVCALSAIACFIDGKTVITNVEICRKKETDRIKAMKTELCKLGGSVEEGENCLIIHGKNRGFGLHGGNCDSYKDHRIAMSLACLGLGLSEGESLSVCDAECCNVSFPHFFEVMNKIGAGFVCK